A DNA window from Massilia putida contains the following coding sequences:
- a CDS encoding FHA domain-containing protein, with translation MHASPQRVGIVLEPLNHPELGPVAIDDGLFAIGRTEQPFAGYPSDIVADLSRRHARIFVEGGDAYLADLGSKNGTTVNGVPVRHTIVRLHDGDEIGLARVLTYRVRLQAAAQPSTPAARLASLTLEPERPELGLEPIVITRFPFLISKVDDAFARYKDKEPHQVGYLSRRHAHLFLKGGVPYVEDLGSTNGTFIGAVRLDEHAHALEDGDVLAFGGHHFVYRVHLQWEQIGPEPTVTRVSVPPAAPAAAMDADHTTFVASAGSFLDIFCADDPAPAQEDEVNPAGMAPAAEPFTGARGKAALMAAGLLDAMGAAGDAGQARLRRWLAVLGALAVAAVLLFHFAGAPERALQGLVDGGDFATAARLADDRLARDPDNADVKSLGTEALLKAELPQWMADVKAQRFDRAAQAVARMRHLSRNNADAKPLVAEIAWIGDVEQFAHARGGADAPVHDPADGARLRRILRQWQDDQQTHQRVFATISAYVPAFRDTYAQAASDLRKLALAGGGDGNDQSTE, from the coding sequence ATGCACGCGTCCCCGCAACGCGTCGGGATCGTGCTCGAGCCGCTGAATCACCCCGAGCTCGGGCCGGTCGCCATCGACGACGGCCTGTTCGCCATCGGCCGTACCGAGCAGCCGTTTGCCGGCTATCCGTCCGACATCGTGGCTGACCTGTCGCGCCGCCATGCGCGCATCTTCGTCGAGGGCGGCGACGCCTACCTGGCGGACCTGGGCAGCAAGAACGGCACCACCGTCAACGGCGTACCGGTGCGGCACACGATCGTGCGGCTGCATGACGGCGACGAGATCGGCCTGGCGCGCGTGCTGACCTATCGCGTGCGGCTGCAGGCGGCGGCGCAGCCATCCACGCCCGCCGCGCGGCTCGCCAGCCTCACGCTCGAACCGGAGCGGCCGGAGCTCGGGCTGGAACCCATCGTCATCACCCGCTTCCCCTTCCTGATCAGCAAGGTCGACGACGCGTTCGCCCGCTACAAGGACAAGGAACCGCACCAGGTCGGCTACCTGTCGCGCCGCCACGCCCATTTGTTCCTCAAGGGCGGCGTGCCGTACGTGGAAGACCTGGGCAGCACGAACGGCACGTTCATCGGCGCGGTCCGGCTCGACGAGCATGCGCACGCGCTCGAGGATGGCGACGTGCTCGCGTTCGGCGGCCACCACTTCGTCTATCGCGTGCACCTGCAATGGGAGCAGATCGGCCCCGAACCGACCGTCACCCGGGTGTCCGTCCCGCCCGCGGCCCCCGCCGCGGCCATGGACGCGGACCATACGACCTTCGTCGCCTCCGCCGGTTCCTTCCTCGACATCTTTTGCGCCGACGACCCTGCCCCCGCGCAGGAGGATGAAGTCAATCCCGCCGGGATGGCGCCCGCCGCCGAACCTTTCACGGGCGCGCGCGGCAAGGCGGCATTGATGGCGGCCGGCCTGCTGGACGCGATGGGGGCCGCCGGCGACGCCGGCCAGGCGCGCCTGCGCCGCTGGCTGGCCGTGCTGGGCGCGCTGGCCGTGGCGGCCGTGCTGCTGTTTCATTTCGCCGGTGCGCCGGAGCGTGCGTTGCAGGGCCTGGTCGACGGCGGCGATTTCGCGACCGCGGCCCGGCTCGCCGACGATCGCCTCGCGCGCGATCCGGACAATGCCGACGTCAAGTCGCTGGGCACGGAAGCGTTATTAAAAGCCGAACTGCCGCAGTGGATGGCGGACGTCAAGGCGCAGCGTTTCGACCGCGCCGCGCAAGCCGTGGCACGCATGCGGCATCTGAGCCGCAACAATGCGGACGCCAAGCCGCTCGTGGCGGAAATCGCCTGGATCGGCGACGTGGAGCAATTCGCCCACGCGCGCGGCGGCGCGGATGCGCCGGTCCACGATCCGGCCGACGGGGCGCGCCTGCGCCGGATACTGCGGCAATGGCAGGACGACCAGCAGACGCACCAGCGCGTGTTCGCGACCATCTCCGCGTATGTGCCGGCGTTTCGCGACACGTATGCGCAGGCGGCCAGCGACCTGCGCAAGCTGGCGCTGGCGGGAGGCGGCGATGGCAACGACCAATCCACCGAATAA